One stretch of Bacteroidales bacterium DNA includes these proteins:
- a CDS encoding NUDIX domain-containing protein: MNMYKVHFENRFITISPEPDRLQKYGLFHKFNDTSELYKLISDFQTDKNIHAINIYGPDIKFIWKLFRIYFTEVGAAGGLVKHTSGRYLFIEKKGKLDLPKGHLEPGEEPETCAIREVSEECGISGHTIVKPITPSYHTYSWEGISYLKKTSWFLMQYDGEMITEPQVEEGITKVEWLLPDELNSLKTNAWLSLMDLINDSILR, translated from the coding sequence ATGAATATGTATAAAGTTCATTTCGAAAACAGATTCATAACAATAAGCCCTGAACCTGACCGGTTACAAAAGTACGGCTTATTCCATAAATTCAATGACACAAGCGAACTTTATAAATTAATATCTGATTTTCAGACAGATAAGAACATTCATGCAATAAATATCTATGGACCCGATATTAAGTTCATCTGGAAGCTCTTCAGGATATATTTCACTGAAGTCGGAGCTGCAGGCGGACTTGTGAAACACACATCCGGCAGATACCTGTTTATCGAGAAGAAAGGGAAGCTCGATCTGCCAAAAGGGCATCTGGAGCCTGGGGAAGAACCTGAAACGTGTGCAATCAGGGAAGTAAGTGAGGAGTGCGGGATTTCAGGACACACAATTGTAAAACCCATCACTCCAAGTTACCATACCTATAGCTGGGAAGGGATTTCATACCTGAAAAAGACAAGCTGGTTTCTGATGCAATACGATGGCGAAATGATTACCGAACCTCAGGTTGAAGAAGGAATTACAAAAGTTGAATGGCTACTGCCTGATGAGCTTAATTCACTTAAGACAAATGCCTGGTTGTCGCTGATGGACCTTATAAACGATTCTATTCTGAGATAA